The stretch of DNA GAAAGTGTAAGCAAGGTGAAGATGTCTAGatgaaatggtaaaaaggttagtgtaggtgaaaggataGATTAGTGTTCTGAGATGTTTTGGTCATATGGGAAGAATGGATAGTGGTGGACTGGTGAGAAGAGTGAATTCAGTAGTGGTAGGAAATAGTTGGAGAGAGtgtgtgaaagaggtactggaaaggggGCCTAACTATCCAGGAGTGTTATAATTTTATCAAGATAAAGACGAATGGCGCAGTGTCTTTAGGAAGTTCACTGTACTAACCTTCTGCTTAGGTGTATGAAGTGGATaaagttgtggaaattttctgtaAAGGGGTTCCATCGAGATTCAAGCAGTTAAATTATGAATAAGACAGCGATCATTGTGTTTGCTCCTTCTCTGAGTCACCCTTTGGAGTgtgctatatatgtgtgtatatatatatagtatatatatatatatatatatatatatatatatatatatatatatatatatatatatatatatatatatatatatatactatatatatatatatatatatgagatcaagTTAGCTAATTTAATTCTTTTCagttatgtatattaatttttggcCCCTTTCTCACTAACTGTTCCAGAGATGCGGAGTCTGTGATCGCGTCGCTAGGTGTAACCATTTTGGGGCTATCTGCTGTGACTCCTGCAAAGCCTTCTTTCGACGGAGCGTTCAGAGTCGGGTTTTCGACACATTTTTCTGCCTGAAGGAGGGGAAATGCGACGTCAACCAGAACAGGAAATCCTGTCAAGCGTGCAGGTAAGAGAGGGaatagagaaaaggaaagagaaaattttcagtGCAAGAAAGATTGATTGAATAAATGGTTTGAGTGTTTCCGCTAAGAGTGTTGCTAACAACTTGGTCACTTCAGCTGGGTCGAGTGTTTGTCATGGCTCCCACCACACTGAGGACTTTGGCGTACGCTTCTAGGCAAGATCTATATTTGGAGACAGGTAGTTCTTAtgagctattattattgttattcataacgAGCATACAATCGTATGAAACGAGTAACAGGCTTGAACTTTCCTTGCAAGCCTCCACAGAACAGGGAGCCCAGAAGGGAAAAGAAGAACAGAGCTACGATGATATACAACTGAATTGTTCTTTACAAATAACACTCAATTCATAATCAAAGTCATAAACTTGCCtgatgtctcttttttttttcaccaacacTGTCATTGCCTCTTTTTAGGCGCTCGTTAAACGCTTTATCACTTGAAAATAAGTGGGATATGTAGTCCCGAACTACATATtgaggaaaaataatggaaaaattaacacAGGTGGAAGGCATTGGCTTCATACTTTGCCTGGTATACTCGTCCTCgtatttttttcctgttgctttgtatcattctctttctgtctgtgaAATACCTGTAAGTACTGTGTTGTCAGCAAAAGGAACTGACATTTCCAGAAATTATATTCTGCTTTAAGACCCAATCCTTATGATACGTTCAAATCAGACTGGTAGCACTGCTTCAAGCTGATAGCTATGATAAGATTAATGTGGACAGGTCAGTAGACCCTTTTTGTTCTTTAAATATCGCCATCATTTTCCCCTTCCAGATTTAAACGGTGTCAGGACATTGGCATGGATACATCCCTCGTGATGAATGAGCAGGAGAGGAAGGCCCTTATGTCCCGGAAactcgagagaagaagaaaaatggccaTAGAGCATAAGCGTCGTGGTGCTCAGAGATATCACAACGGAAGATCTGATCTTCTGCGCCACGGTCTAAATCCACTCGGAAATCTACAACCCCATAGGAGTCCATCTTACAAAGATCATGGCAATGACGTTCATCATGCCTTAGAATTTCTGTCTGTGGAAGATCAAGAGAAAATATCAGGACTTCGCAAACTACTTTTGCGAGCTCTCTCGTTTCCAGAATTCCCACAACACTACTACGAGAAGAATGCTGATGTGCTTGAGCATCTCTTCTTCGTCTTTTGCAAAAGTATGGGGAAGTTTTTGGGTTCAGCCCCCGAACTCCGTGAACTGCAGATCAACGATCAGAGAATTTTGCTGAAGCCAGCAGTAGCGAGGGCTGCTTTCATTTTTGGGACTCATCAGTATGACAGTGAAAGAGAATGGTGGCCGAGGAGACAGTTTACACATTCCTGCACATTCCCAAGGATAATGCTTTCGTCCGTAGAAAAATTCGTTGATGATGACACAACCATGTGCAAATGGAggtttttctttcagaaatactACTACTTGTACAGTGATGAGATATTCATGATATTAAGCCTTATGGTAGCCCTTTTTGACCACGACGACTCAAATTTAGTTGGCACACTGGAAATAGCCAGCAGAAAGaggaaatatattcatttattagaaAGGTATATGCAGCAGTACCAAGCTCGCATCCCTATCACAAATGCAATGTCACACTTCTTAGAGTCTCTGGTAGATCTGCAAGAACTAGGAGAATGCTTCCAAAAACCCAGTGCTGAAGAGAACTTAGGATCTACTGCAAGGCAGAAAGAATCATTAAAGTTCTCAAGTTCTCTTGGCGACGGTGTGAACCTTCCTCTGAAGAAAGCATTGAACAAAAGAACAGCCTCCTTttctaaagaaagtgaaaatgatgaAGTCATTAttctagatgatgatgatgatgatgatgcagatCTGAACTCACTATCTGAGACAAAACCTTGCATCCAAAAGCAAATCTTGAACTACCCAGTAAAGCAAGAGTATGGATACCCTGAAATACAACAGTCATCATCTAACCATGGAGTAAGTTCCTCGGGACTTATAGCCGATGATAAGATATATGAACCAGTATTCATGTGGCCTGACCAagtatcatcatcacaaaaaccTTTGATACCTCAATTCATTCCACAGAACAGACTTTCTGAGCCACAAAGTGACCAGAACTGCTCTAAACAAAAAGCAGATCTATTCCAAGAGGAGGTCCAGAGCAGATCAGAGAACGACGGAGATGATCATCTTTCCGATCAGGTAACATTTCAGCCTTTACCAAGAGGTACGTTGGATGGTGACTTAAAATCCAATCAGTCTTCTGAAGAAGAACTTTTCAAAGTTTTATACAAATCACTCCCTCCAAACCTTGCAGAACTTTGGGCAAAGAAGATCTGTTCGGCAACGAAAGAGCATGTCTGAGGGCACTGGAATTATTCTCTGTTTCtctacttttttctgtctttagtTTTAGTCAAGTATTCGTCATAAAAgctggaaatataaaattttaatcaaaatgcGATTGTTTTACTGTCAACACAAGCAACGAACACTCACTTGAGAAATTACCCGGTATGTGTTCCTTAAAGGAAGTTCAGTAACCctcatataacaaaataaaaggggGGAGGGTGGATGAAAAACATATGACAAGCAAGGCATAAGTAGTTTGGTTAAGAGATGATGTCCATTGGTTGTGAATGGGAGATGGTTAATTTCTAGATTTTGGTAACTGCAAGTGAATGAAGACCAAAGTTATTTGCTATAATTGTTTAATAGAAACCTCTTCATACGGTAACAAGATCTCATTGCGTTAACGGAATcctttaaatacaataataaaagggtatccctgtatatttttataactatcataaccatttatttttattttccgtgcAAGTAACCTTTGCGAGTTTCGCAGTTTGCCGAAACCTGCCAAGGCTTACAGCTGTTAATATAAGACAGAAGTAATAATATATACGGTTTTTAAGTTTGTGAACTATATGGAAGTCAATATCCACTAAcctgttttgatgagaaattctCAACATTTTGGAGTGGAAATGAGTTGGGTCACAGCATTCTCACCAACAACGCCCGACTTCCTGTGCCCATCTGGCAGATTCATGGTGTTTGTTCAATTGATAAGGTCTGACTAAAGTCTTCTGTTTTACTTGAATAGCAATGAAGACTCATTCCAGTCAGGGCTGTGACATAAATCTCTCTTATGTAAGGGAATCCTTCATTCTTTAAGCCGTATCCCCGCGGGGTGGTAGTGCCGTTAatacacctcatgcagtgcactgtaggcattacttaaggttctttgcagcgtgctttcggcccctaactgcaacctctttcgttccttttactgtacctcctttcatattctctttcttccgtcttactttccaccctctcctaacaatcgattcatagtacaaccgcgaggttttcctcctgttacacctttcaaaccttgttactctcaatttccgtttcagcgctgaatgacctcataagtcccagtgctaggtctttggcctaaattctgtattcagttcaattcaattcctaCTGCTCTGGTGTGATGGGAGTGTCTGCAACACTGAACGTCGCGTTACTTCGACACAGCTTTCTGCACAATCTCAGCAGCGTACTTTGTAAGCATCAAATTCAGTTTGATCCCTGTTTGTATTTGCAATAATGACTGAACTCCGTTAGTttttggataattaaaaaaaaagaggatttatTGAGTTGGAGGTGATCTGCAACCTTCTTGATGGTTTAAACACATGAAAGCTTGATTTAATTGTTAAAAAGTTTTATCTTACTATTGAAATCTTCTTCGTGTGCTCTCTGTTGTAAATTTCGAACATTTTAATGATAGCTTTCTAGTTACCATATGAGTAAGATGCTGACCGATAgtattaaatttccttttaaaaatttatcatattcaATGCCCTTTAAGAAAAGGTATGCAAGCAGTCATAGTCATGATACTGAAACATCACAATTGTGGAACCTAACGTTAAACATTGTGAATGTTGGCTGTCTATGTGCTTAAAAGCCTCACCCTTACAACAAACTTTTTTAGGAAGGACAAGTTactattttttacccttttaaattTGGATTAAGTGTCGGACTAGCCCACGGGAGCTGGTGAAAGTACATTAGGTCGTCTCATCTTTTTCATAAGATTAGCTTTTCGGTGACACCACTaaggtgaaagaaagagcaagggCTCCATCTGTATTAAAGTCGTTATTTTAAAATCTTGCACATGCTGCTCACATCGAATATTTTCACTTCGTGTGACAGGGTTTTTATAATGTTGTTTTACGCACATTTAAGATTCTCACATAGATTTTAATGATAGGCTCAGCTTTCCAggtgacagcagcagcagcagtagaaaCGGTAACAATGAAGCGACACCTTCGGCAGCACCTCATATCAGTGTAGGAACAACAACGACAATATCCCccgttcattttctttcttccaacgaactttccaccccctcctaacaattgtttcaacattatttttagcgTTGgatgaccttattggtcccagtgcttggcttttggcctagaTTTTACATCCCAATTCAGATTCCAACAGCAATATCAGGAGGAGCTaaactgtcatcatcatcatcatcatcatcagcgggAACACCGCAGGACAAAGAAACTACCACAGGGAATATAGTATGGTAATTGTATGGGTTAAGTTATTCCCTCCAAGGTTCTGCACGGACAAATGACGACTAATTATACCCTTTCGCACAGCCTTGATTCAGCACAAAAGGATATTcagtgtttatttctctctctctctctctctctctctctctctctctctctgggtgtgtgtgtgtgtaacttaagCGAAGTAGTTAATACAATTTTAACCTAAAAGGTATCGGTGGTACAGCTTTTTGTACAAGTATCGGTTTTAGTTTCTCTTCCc from Macrobrachium rosenbergii isolate ZJJX-2024 chromosome 51, ASM4041242v1, whole genome shotgun sequence encodes:
- the LOC136833138 gene encoding uncharacterized protein isoform X1: MNSLISSPGSGNDSFLCMIINQPSGLSMKDDYVTFIRSDERRCSMEAGGDQPLIDLTSLGWETTTQVKREKTEEMDEEMELDVEVKGVIKHEIREPAQDASLSCQVSSSASQDNDSDADESKRCGVCDRVARCNHFGAICCDSCKAFFRRSVQSRVFDTFFCLKEGKCDVNQNRKSCQACRFKRCQDIGMDTSLVMNEQERKALMSRKLERRRKMAIEHKRRGAQRYHNGRSDLLRHGLNPLGNLQPHRSPSYKDHGNDVHHALEFLSVEDQEKISGLRKLLLRALSFPEFPQHYYEKNADVLEHLFFVFCKSMGKFLGSAPELRELQINDQRILLKPAVARAAFIFGTHQYDSEREWWPRRQFTHSCTFPRIMLSSVEKFVDDDTTMCKWRFFFQKYYYLYSDEIFMILSLMVALFDHDDSNLVGTLEIASRKRKYIHLLERYMQQYQARIPITNAMSHFLESLVDLQELGECFQKPSAEENLGSTARQKESLKFSSSLGDGVNLPLKKALNKRTASFSKESENDEVIILDDDDDDDADLNSLSETKPCIQKQILNYPVKQEYGYPEIQQSSSNHGVSSSGLIADDKIYEPVFMWPDQVSSSQKPLIPQFIPQNRLSEPQSDQNCSKQKADLFQEEVQSRSENDGDDHLSDQVTFQPLPRGTLDGDLKSNQSSEEELFKVLYKSLPPNLAELWAKKICSATKEHV
- the LOC136833138 gene encoding vitamin D3 receptor B-like isoform X2, producing MMARGSDERRCSMEAGGDQPLIDLTSLGWETTTQVKREKTEEMDEEMELDVEVKGVIKHEIREPAQDASLSCQVSSSASQDNDSDADESKRCGVCDRVARCNHFGAICCDSCKAFFRRSVQSRVFDTFFCLKEGKCDVNQNRKSCQACRFKRCQDIGMDTSLVMNEQERKALMSRKLERRRKMAIEHKRRGAQRYHNGRSDLLRHGLNPLGNLQPHRSPSYKDHGNDVHHALEFLSVEDQEKISGLRKLLLRALSFPEFPQHYYEKNADVLEHLFFVFCKSMGKFLGSAPELRELQINDQRILLKPAVARAAFIFGTHQYDSEREWWPRRQFTHSCTFPRIMLSSVEKFVDDDTTMCKWRFFFQKYYYLYSDEIFMILSLMVALFDHDDSNLVGTLEIASRKRKYIHLLERYMQQYQARIPITNAMSHFLESLVDLQELGECFQKPSAEENLGSTARQKESLKFSSSLGDGVNLPLKKALNKRTASFSKESENDEVIILDDDDDDDADLNSLSETKPCIQKQILNYPVKQEYGYPEIQQSSSNHGVSSSGLIADDKIYEPVFMWPDQVSSSQKPLIPQFIPQNRLSEPQSDQNCSKQKADLFQEEVQSRSENDGDDHLSDQVTFQPLPRGTLDGDLKSNQSSEEELFKVLYKSLPPNLAELWAKKICSATKEHV
- the LOC136833138 gene encoding vitamin D3 receptor B-like isoform X3; translation: MEAGGDQPLIDLTSLGWETTTQVKREKTEEMDEEMELDVEVKGVIKHEIREPAQDASLSCQVSSSASQDNDSDADESKRCGVCDRVARCNHFGAICCDSCKAFFRRSVQSRVFDTFFCLKEGKCDVNQNRKSCQACRFKRCQDIGMDTSLVMNEQERKALMSRKLERRRKMAIEHKRRGAQRYHNGRSDLLRHGLNPLGNLQPHRSPSYKDHGNDVHHALEFLSVEDQEKISGLRKLLLRALSFPEFPQHYYEKNADVLEHLFFVFCKSMGKFLGSAPELRELQINDQRILLKPAVARAAFIFGTHQYDSEREWWPRRQFTHSCTFPRIMLSSVEKFVDDDTTMCKWRFFFQKYYYLYSDEIFMILSLMVALFDHDDSNLVGTLEIASRKRKYIHLLERYMQQYQARIPITNAMSHFLESLVDLQELGECFQKPSAEENLGSTARQKESLKFSSSLGDGVNLPLKKALNKRTASFSKESENDEVIILDDDDDDDADLNSLSETKPCIQKQILNYPVKQEYGYPEIQQSSSNHGVSSSGLIADDKIYEPVFMWPDQVSSSQKPLIPQFIPQNRLSEPQSDQNCSKQKADLFQEEVQSRSENDGDDHLSDQVTFQPLPRGTLDGDLKSNQSSEEELFKVLYKSLPPNLAELWAKKICSATKEHV
- the LOC136833138 gene encoding uncharacterized protein isoform X6, which translates into the protein MDTSLVMNEQERKALMSRKLERRRKMAIEHKRRGAQRYHNGRSDLLRHGLNPLGNLQPHRSPSYKDHGNDVHHALEFLSVEDQEKISGLRKLLLRALSFPEFPQHYYEKNADVLEHLFFVFCKSMGKFLGSAPELRELQINDQRILLKPAVARAAFIFGTHQYDSEREWWPRRQFTHSCTFPRIMLSSVEKFVDDDTTMCKWRFFFQKYYYLYSDEIFMILSLMVALFDHDDSNLVGTLEIASRKRKYIHLLERYMQQYQARIPITNAMSHFLESLVDLQELGECFQKPSAEENLGSTARQKESLKFSSSLGDGVNLPLKKALNKRTASFSKESENDEVIILDDDDDDDADLNSLSETKPCIQKQILNYPVKQEYGYPEIQQSSSNHGVSSSGLIADDKIYEPVFMWPDQVSSSQKPLIPQFIPQNRLSEPQSDQNCSKQKADLFQEEVQSRSENDGDDHLSDQVTFQPLPRGTLDGDLKSNQSSEEELFKVLYKSLPPNLAELWAKKICSATKEHV